CGTAGACTCTAAAGTGCTTAACCTTGCGCGCGAAGATATTATTTGGCACTCGGTTGCCGATCAAATTAAAGCCGTACCTAATAAGATTATTGAAGGTCTTAATATGGTTGAGTTTGCTGGCGAAGATGTTGATGTAAAACATAAGGTTGTGTTACTAGAAGAGATGCTCAGTGGCCAACTCAAACAACCGCAAGTTGGCTTAGTCGGTTTTCAAATTATTACCGACAGAAATGATATTGACAGTATTTATGCCATGCGCAAAAAGGCCGTTGGCTTATTAGGCGCCACCAAAGGCACGCGTAAACCGTTAGCGTTTGCTGAAGATACTGCGGTACCGCCAGAAAATCTAGCCGACTATATTATGGAGTTTCGTGCGCTGCTCGATAGCCATAATTTGCAATACGGTATGTTTGGTCATGTGGATGCTGGTGTGTTGCACGTGCGACCCGCATTAGATATGTGTGATGTTGCCGACGAGCAATTACTGAAAGTGATATCAGATCAAGTTGCCGCATTAACGCTTAAGTATGGCGGCTTAATGTGGGGCGAACACGGTAAAGGGGTTCGTGGTGAATACGGACCAGCGGTATTTGGTGATGAGCTTTATGGTGTACTTGAGCAAATTAAAGGTTGGTTTGATCCAGATAACCGCCTTAATCCTGGCAAGTTAGTGGCGCCGCCAAAGTCAGGCCCATTAATGTTTAATGTCGACAGCGCCAAACGCGGCAGTTTCGACCGGCAAATTCCTGTGCAAGTGCGTAATGCTTTTCCTGATGTAATGAACTGTAATGGCAATGGCTTATGTTTTAATTACAGCAGTTATTCACCAATGTGTCCGTCGTTTAAAGTCACTGGTGACAGAGTGCAATCACCTAAAGGCCGTGCTGGTTTAATGCGTGAATGGTTGCGCTTACTTGAAGCTGAGGGTGTTGATGTTGACGCGTTAGCAAAATCTAAACCGTTAGGGTGGATGCAACGGATTCAGAATACCATCAACAACGAACGCGACTATGACTACTCACACGAAGTGATGGAGTCGCTTAAAGGTTGCCTGGCCTGCAAAGCGTGCTCTGGTCAATGCCCGGTTAAAGTTGATGTACCCAAATTTAGAGCACAATTTTTTAATATATATTACAAACGTTATTTACGGCCTGCAAAAGATTATTTAGTGGCAGGTATTGAAGACTCATTGCCACTGATGGCGGCAATGCCAAAATTAACTAACTTAGCCTCGCAAAATCCACTGAGTCAATGGGTGATTAAAAAAGCCATTGGTTATGTCGATGCACCAAAATTATCTGTTCCAACACTTAAGCAGCGTTTAGACGGTCATTCAAGCCGTGGATACGATTTAGATTCCTTGTATACCATCCCAGAAAATCAGCGCAGCCAATATGTGCTGGTAGTACAAGACCCGTTTAATAGCTTTTATGACGCTGAATTAGTTTATCGGTTTATTCAGTTAATCGAAAAGCTCGGCTTTAAACCAATATTATTACCGTTTAAACCTAATGGTAAACCGACGCATATTAAAGGTTTTTTAGACAAGTTTGCTAAGACCGCACAAAACAGTGCTGATTTCTTAAATCTTGTTTATGCTCTTGGTATGCCGATGGTCGGTATCGATCCAGCATTGGTATTGTGTTATCGCGATGAATATAAAGAAGCATTAGGTCAGCGCCGTGGTCCATTTGAGGTGTTATTAGCCAATGAATGGTTAACAGATGTTGTCGCTAGCCGATGTGAAGCGCCAGTGTTAGCAAAAGATGCTCCACAATATACCTGGTTTAGTCACTGCACCGAATCTACAGCCAAGCCAAATACAGCGAATGAATGGAAAGCTATTTTTAGTCATTTTGGCGCTAAGTTGAACAGTGTTAATTTGGGGTGTTGTGGTATGGCTGGCACTTATGGTCATGAACTTGAAAATCTTGAACGTTCAGAAAAACTGTTTGAAATGTCTTGGCAGCCCAGCATTGAAAAAATTGCTGAACACAGCCAGGTATTGGTATCAGGTTATTCTTGTCGTAGCCAGGTGAAACGTTTTGCTGGTTTTAAACCGCAACATCCAATAGAAGCATTACTTAAGTTGCTGGCATAAGGATAAGTATAATGACAGATGAAACAGCAGCATTAAGTTCGTTTATCCAGCCAGATGGTATGGCATTGTGCAGTGATGATGCGCTGTTTCATATTCAAGCCAATGGTGATTGGTTGTATTTAGGCAGTCCGTTGCCTGCAAAGTTTGCTTCCCTGTTCAGTAGTATTTTGCATTGTATTGATGCAGAGTATTTTTTGATAACACCAGTCGAAAAGGTCAAAGTAACAGTTGAAGCTTACCCTTTATTGCTGGTGGATTACCAAGCAAACGTTATTGATGCAACCGCGAACAAGCTAACTCAATTGGTCTTTACAAGCAGCATAGGCACACAACTACCGGCAATTGACGCGAGTGGTATTATCGTCACAGACGAGGGAATTTATGCACCGTTAGTTCGGGGCTTGGTAGGGCAATTAAACCGAGCCTGCTATTATCGTTACATTAATCAGTACTTATCTTTTGACTAAAAGAGCTTTTCTTAACCTGTAGAGATAGTCATCTAAAATTTGTTCAAGTGTGGCTGAATTTCAGTGTAGGCTTAGTATTTTTTAACACAGTCAATTTATCTCACTGACGATGTAGGAGGTATCATTTGAAACGCTTTGAAAGTTTAAGTTAGCTGATTTCTCATCTTAATATTGCCTTACAGCAAGAGCTCGATGCACATTTAAAGCGTTATGAGTTGGACTGTAAACTTTGGCCGATATTGTTTGCACTATGGCAAGAAGAAGGCTTGAGCAAAACTGAGTTATCTAAACGTTGTGATATAGCCTACTACACCATGACGCGCCTTTTGGACAATCTACAAATTCAAGGGTTTATTACCTGCCATTAAGAGGCCGACAATCGTCGGGCTTTTCAACTGACAACAGTAAAGCACTATAGCAAGACTTAGTACACGAAGCCGAGTAGGTAAATGAACGCTTTTAAACTGCGCTAAATCATGCTGAACAGGATGAATTTATGCGTTTGTTGAATAAAATTAATCGATTTAGCCAATAAGATTTAATTGCAGCGGCTACCAAGAGAGTTTTGGAGATAGTTTGCTCTGTATATCCCGATCCCGCCATCACTTCCCCCTTTACGTTACCTGTACTGTACATCCATACAGTTATAATGGATTTTGAATGAATTACAATAAAACGTGTACAAAAAGCAATCTAAAGTGCTAGAGATGAATAAATAGATAAAATCTAATCTATTGATATTAGGTGATTAATTTTTTTAGTATTTAATTTTGGCACTTTTAACGCGCAATCGAAGTTTTATCTCAGAGGTTACGTTTCATTAAATGGCTTTACATCAATGAGATAGAGAATGTAGGATGATATTAATCAATAACTTAAACGGCCGGCTTTATTGGGCGAGCCGTTGAATAAGCTGTTAGAGCTACCAAGAGGATGGTGATGGATTCTAGGGAATTGAATGAAATATATGGTTATGAAGCTAGGGTTCAACTGAGCTTTATTTCTTATATGAAAATAGCTTCGATAATTTGTTTTACCTTTGCAATTATCGTAACTGTATTTCTTCGCACAATAGTTATTACAACAACCGAACCCGGTATTAATGAATCAACATTAAATACTTGGATGGCTGTTTATATGCTTGTTGGCTTTTTCCTTAGTAGCTTTATAAGTTCGGCTATTTCTTATCCCTTATATTCTTTTATCTGTTCTAAACAGAAAGGACAAAGAGTAACTGGTAAATTTGCAGTGTTGGTAAGTAGCTCTAACAAG
This region of Shewanella livingstonensis genomic DNA includes:
- the ydiJ gene encoding D-2-hydroxyglutarate dehydrogenase YdiJ, with product MLPLLSHKQTLEPIYLEYLDALEQSEFEGEIDKRYSARLIQATDNSVYQFLPQAVIYPLHQQDVELVLSLAAQPQYKQVTFSARGGGTGTNAQSLTHGLILDVSRHLNQVLEINAKEGWARVQAGVVKDALNDALRPHGFFFSPDLSTSNRATVGGMVNTDASGAGSLVYGKTSDHVLGLTSVLIDGSVLTTMPINHDKVDQQPFGTNLLGNSIASQVAAICLQQRDTIIDRFPKLNRFLTGYDLKHVWNDDLSQFDLSRILTGSEGTLAVITETKLNLTPLPKTRMMVNIKYDSFESALRHAPSLVQANATVVETVDSKVLNLAREDIIWHSVADQIKAVPNKIIEGLNMVEFAGEDVDVKHKVVLLEEMLSGQLKQPQVGLVGFQIITDRNDIDSIYAMRKKAVGLLGATKGTRKPLAFAEDTAVPPENLADYIMEFRALLDSHNLQYGMFGHVDAGVLHVRPALDMCDVADEQLLKVISDQVAALTLKYGGLMWGEHGKGVRGEYGPAVFGDELYGVLEQIKGWFDPDNRLNPGKLVAPPKSGPLMFNVDSAKRGSFDRQIPVQVRNAFPDVMNCNGNGLCFNYSSYSPMCPSFKVTGDRVQSPKGRAGLMREWLRLLEAEGVDVDALAKSKPLGWMQRIQNTINNERDYDYSHEVMESLKGCLACKACSGQCPVKVDVPKFRAQFFNIYYKRYLRPAKDYLVAGIEDSLPLMAAMPKLTNLASQNPLSQWVIKKAIGYVDAPKLSVPTLKQRLDGHSSRGYDLDSLYTIPENQRSQYVLVVQDPFNSFYDAELVYRFIQLIEKLGFKPILLPFKPNGKPTHIKGFLDKFAKTAQNSADFLNLVYALGMPMVGIDPALVLCYRDEYKEALGQRRGPFEVLLANEWLTDVVASRCEAPVLAKDAPQYTWFSHCTESTAKPNTANEWKAIFSHFGAKLNSVNLGCCGMAGTYGHELENLERSEKLFEMSWQPSIEKIAEHSQVLVSGYSCRSQVKRFAGFKPQHPIEALLKLLA
- a CDS encoding DUF1285 domain-containing protein; translation: MTDETAALSSFIQPDGMALCSDDALFHIQANGDWLYLGSPLPAKFASLFSSILHCIDAEYFLITPVEKVKVTVEAYPLLLVDYQANVIDATANKLTQLVFTSSIGTQLPAIDASGIIVTDEGIYAPLVRGLVGQLNRACYYRYINQYLSFD